The sequence TCGTCCGGCGAACAGCATGAGGATGTCGCGGGTCGGCGCCTCGACGACTTGTCCGTGACCGAGGTCGAGAGCGGAGTCGGTGGCGACGAACCGTATGCCCCGGTGATCACGACGTGGGTGGAAGGGGAATCGCATCGCCCATACCCGATGTGCGGCCGCCGCTGCCGCGTCGGCGGGCATGTGTCGGTCGATGCCGAGGGGTACCGCGATGTCCTGCCCGTGTACCAGCGTGTCGAGCAGTGGTTCCAACTCGGTCGTACCGATCGGGTGACGACGTGACCCGACCATCGACCGCAACCTGATCGCGACGGTATGCGCATCGGCCCGGTCCTCGATCGCCAGGCGACGGACCATGGCGTCGAAGCGGAATCCCGATTTCGCCGCCTCGAACAGCACGCGGCCGGCGCGCGTGTGGGAATGGGTGAGATGCACCGCGACGTCGCGAACCGTCCACCCGGAACAGAGGGAGGGGGTCGCGAGCTGATCGGCACCCAGCGACTCGATCAGGTCGGCAAGGCTCAGTCGCTGTTCGTCGATGTGGCCCCAGATGGCATCGGACTCCATGGTCCACCTCCGCTCCAACACGACTCGATTTGGTCAGCCGACCTGACTATATTAGTCAGGTTCTCGTACTAAAGTCAACGTATGTCCGACGACCCGCCCATCGCGGTCCTGATGTTCGTTGCCCACCGCGCGGCGGAGGCGCGGGTGATGGCGCGCATCGCCGTGGCCGGTGCCGCCGACATCACGTTCGCCCAGGCGCGTCTGATGCAGCGGTTGGCGCCCGAACCGATGCGCCTGACCGACCTCGCCGAGCAGGCCGGGATCACCAAGCAGACCGCGGGAGGTCTCGTCGACCAGTTGGAGACCGCCGGCTACCTGATGCGGGTGCCCGACCCGTCCGACGGTCGCGCCCGGCTCGTGACGCTCAGCGAGCAAGGCGCCAGGCTGTGCGAGATCGCTGCCCATGAGGTCGAGGTCGTCGAGAATGAATGGCGAGAACACCTGGGTGCCAACCGTTTCGACGATCTCCGTCAGTGTCTCGTCGACCTGCGGGAGATCACGGACCCTTATCGGTGACTTCCGGGGAGTCGAGGTCGACGATGCCCTCGCCCGATGCTTCGTCGTCCGCGACCGCGATGTCGTCGCGTTCGGCCCACTCCAGCAGGGTGTCGATCCGGTGGGCGACATCGTCGATCTCGGCGTGCAGGTCGCCGATCTCGGCGAAACGTGCAGGCATCGTCGCGATCGTGAAATCGTCGGGCGCCACATCGTCGATCTCGGTCCACCGGATCGGAGCGGAGACGGTCGCGCGCGGATTTCCGCGCACCGAGTACGCCGACGCCATGGTGTGGTCGCGGGTGTTCTGGTTGAAGTCGACGAACACGGCGGCGGGATCACGGTCCTTGCGCCACCAACTCGTCGTCACATCGGCCGGGGCGCGGCGTTCGACCTCTCGCGCAAAGGCGAGCGCTGCGCTGCGGACCTGCGGGAAGCCCCATTCCGGTTCGATCCGGACGTAGATGTGCAGTCCGCGACCACCCGACGTCTTCGGGAACCCCCGCATGCCGAGTTCGTCGAGCACCTCCTCGACGACGTGGGCGACCCGCTGGATTCGGGAGAACGGGCAGTCGGGCATGGGATCGAGATCGATACGCCATTCGTCGGGACATTCGGGGTCCCGGCGTCGCGAATTCCAGGGATGGAACTCGACCGTCGACATCTGGACGGCCCAGATCACGCTGGCCAGCTCGGTGACGCAGAGTTCGTCTGCGGTACGGCCGAAGCGCGGAAACCAGAGCTCGACCGTTTCCAGCCAGTCGGGCGCGCCGGCGGGAATCCTCTTCTGGTGCACCTTCTTGCCGTCGACACCTTTCGGGAACCGGTGCAGCATGCAGGGCCGGTCCCGCAGTGCGCGGACGATCCCGTCTCCGACCGACAGGTAGTAATCGGCCAGGTCGCGTTTCGTCTCACCGCGCTCGGCGAAATACACACGGTCGGGGCTGGACAGACGGATCGTCCGGCCGCCAACCTCCAACTCGACCGGGTCACCGGCTTCCGAGGCCCTCGCCATGAGCCAACTGTAGATCCGTGACCTCCCCCGGCGGGGTTGCACACGCAATACAGACGGTAGCCTTCGACCATGCCAGAGTTCGTCACCCTCGAGACGTCCGATGATCATCCCGGCGTGGGCACCATCCGGCTCGATCGACCGCCGATGAACGCGCTGAATCGGCAGGTGCAGTCCGAACTCGCCGCGGCGGCCGACGAGGCGACCCGGCGCGACGACGTCAAGGCGGTCATCATCTACGGCGGACCGAAGGTGCTCGCCGCGGGCGCGGACATCAAAGAGATGAACGACATGACCTATGCCGAGATGAGCAAGGTCGCCGGGCGGCTGCAGGCCGCGCTCGGATCGGTCGCCGACATCCCGAAGCCCACGGTCGCCGCGGTCACCGGCTACGCCCTCGGCGGTGGTCTCGAGGTCGCCCTCGGCGCGGACCGCCGCATCGCCGGGGACAACGCGAAGCTCGGCGTACCCGAGATCCTGCTCGGTGTGATCCCCGGTGGCGGCGGTACCCAGCGGCTCGCCCGGCTGGTCGGACCCGCAAAGGCCAAGGACATGATCTTCACGGGGCGTTTCGTCGACGCACAGGAAGCGCTCGCGATCGGTCTCGTCGACGAGGTGGTGGCACCCGACGACGTCTACGACGCCGCACTGGCATGGGCGGGACAGTTCCGCGACGCGGCGTCGGTCGCGCTCGCGGCCGGAAAGAAGTCGGTCGACCAAGGACTCGGTGTGGACCTCACGACCGGTCTGAAGATCGAGGAACAACTCTTCGCCGCATTGTTCGCCACCGAGGACCGCCGGATCGGTATGCAGTCGTTCATCGAGAACGGGCCCGGAAAGGCAAAGTTCACCGGCAAGTGATGCCCCGATCCCGCAGATCGAACGACCGGCGGGCGTCGCGAGGCGGCGGGCCGAGATCGTGATTCACCCCGACGACGAGAAAGTAGCCGAGTAATGACCACGAATATGACGCCGGGAATCGATCCGGAGCCGAATCCGCACGCCACCGAAGAGCAGGTCAAGGCCGCGCTCGAGGACACCAAGCTGGCACAGGTGCTCTACCACGACTGGGAGGCGGAGACCTACGACGACAAGTGGTCGATCTCCTACGACGAACGCTGTATCGATTATGCGCGTGGACGATTCGATGCGGTGGCCTCGGATGCGGAACTGCCGTACGAGCGCGCGATGGAACTCGGTTGTGGCACCGGGTTCTTCCTGCTCAACCTGATGCAGTCCGGTGTGGCCAAGAAGGGGTCGGTCACCGACCTGTCGCCGGGCATGGTCAAGGTCGCGCTGCGCAACGCGGAGAACCTCGGTCTCGACGTCGACGGGCGCGTTGCGGACGCGGAGAAGATCCCGTACGAGGACAACACCTTCGACCTCGTCGTCGGGCATGCGGTCCTGCATCACATCCCTGATGTCGAACAGGCGTTGCGTGAGGTGCTGCGTGTGCTGAAGCCGGGCGGGCGCTTCGTGTTCGCCGGTGAACCGACGACCATCGGCGACTTCTATGCGCGGTGGATGAGCCGTGCGACGTGGGCCGCGACCACCAACATCACCAAACTCGGTCCATTGCGGTCCTGGCGACGTCCGCAGGAGGAACTGGACGAGTCGTCGAGGGCGGCGGCTCTCGAGGCGGTCGTCGACATCCACACCTTCGATCCGGCCGAACTCGAGCGCATGGCACGTGACGCCGGTGCCACCCGCGTGGAGACGGCGACCGAGGAGCTCGCGGCGGCCATGCTCGGTTGGCCGGTCCGCACCTTCGAGGCCGCGGTGCCGCAGGCGAAGTTGGGCTGGGGCTGGGCGATGTTCGCGTTCAACGGATGGAAGCGGATGTCCTGGCTGGACGAGAAGGTACTGCGGAAAGTGGTGCCGCCGAAGTTCTTCTACAACGCGATCGTCACCGGCACGAAGAAGTGACGTCGGACCGTCGGGAGCGTGGCGCGGAGGGATGAACGGTGGGCTACCGGTTCACACTCGACGACGTCACCTTCCTGCGGTCGCGACATGGCATCAAGGCGCTCGAGACCGCCTCGACGCTCGACCTGACCCCGGCGTCCATGCTCGCCGACATCGGGGAGCTCCGTAGCCGTTACGCGCCGCACGACGCCGCGCTGATCGAGACGGTCATCTGTCGTCGCCGGGGACGGACGAAACTCTCGGCGGCCGACGACATGCTGTTCACGGACGACGCGTTGCAGCAGGCCACCGCCAGCGCGGTCGGCCGAAACCGTGCGGCCGAGATCGCCCGGCGTCACCCCGGCGCCGTGATCCATGACGTCACTTGCTCGATCGGTACCGAGGTCATGGAATTGGCTGCGCAGGAAGGTATTTCAGGTGTGATCGGCAGCGATGTCGACACCGTCCGGCTGTCCATGGCCCGCCACAACTGCGCACTGGGCAACGGTTCTTCGACGCTGCTCCGGGCGGATGCACTCACGCCGACGTCGTCCGCGGATGTCGTAGTCGCCGATCCGGCGCGTCGGTCCGGTTCGGCACGAGTGTTCCGGCTCGAGGCGCTCACGCCGCCGCTGCTCGATGTTCTCACCACCTACGCCGGCCGGCCTCTCGCCGTCAAATGCGCTCCGGGGCTGGATTATCGAATGCTGCGCGATCGCTTCGGGTTCTCCGGCCAGGTCCAGATCACATCTCTGGACGGCTCGGTGCGGGAGGCATGTCTGTGGACCGAACGGGACGACGAGCCGCGACAACGCGCCACCGTCCTGAGGTCGCGTCCCGACGGGTCGGTGCGTGCGTACGACGTGACCGATGACGGCGATGACCACGTGCCGGTCGGTGAGGTGGGGGAGTGGATCATCGACCCGGACGGTGCAGTCGTTCGGGCCGGCCTGGTTCGCGATTACGCTCGTCGGCACGGCCTCTGGCAACTCGACCCGCAGATCGCCTATCTGACCGGCGACGCGGTACCCGAGGGTGAGCGGGGGTTTCGGGTGATCGAGGCCACCGGTGTCGCGGAGAAGGAACTGCGCAAGCGGCTGGCCGCCCAGGATTGCGGAACGCTCGAGATCTTGGTGCGAGGCCTCGACATCGACCCGGATCGCCTGCGTAAACGGTTGAAGCCCAAAGGCTCTCGGGCGCTGACGCTCGTATTGACCCGGATGGGAAGAAAGGGCGTGGGGTTCATCTGTGAGCCCGGCGCGAGATTCTGAGACTTCCTGCCGTTGTAAACCAGATATTGACAAGCGCCGATCTGTAAACCTACGCTTTACGTATGGGTGAGGTGCATGAGCTGGTTCTCGACGTCGAACGGTACGCGCGGAGCATAGGTTCTGAAGGTGACGGCCGGCCCGGCGCGCTGGCGCAGGTTCACGACGCACTCCAGCTGGGTCGGCGGGCAGAGGAATTGCTCAGCGCGACAGCACGACGCGCCCGAGAGTGTGGCTGTACCTGGCAGGAGATCGGTGACGTCGTCGGTGTCACCCGCCAGGCCGCGTTCCAGCGATTCGGCAAACCGATGGACCCGAGGACCGGGGAACCGATGCTGAAGACGTTGATACCCCACGCAGATGTGATGGCCGCCGATCTGCTGACACGCATTCGCGCAGGCGAGTGGGCGACTGTCGTGTCGAGGTTCGCCACCTCGATGGCGGCCGCGCTCGACGAGTCCGGTCTGGCCGATGCCTGGGCATCGGTGATCGCGCTCAGGGGCGAGGTTGAGTCGACCGGCGCACCGTTCGTACGTCTGCACGGGTTGCACACGGTGGTCGATGTGCCGATCGAGCAGGAGGCGGGTGCGATGAGCATACGGGTCGCCTTCGACACCGACGGGCGGATCGCCGGTCTCTTCTTCCTCGATCCGGAAGCGGCAAGCGTCGACCGGTGAGGTCAGTCAGTCGATCTCGGCCTTGCTGTCGAAGAAGTAGACCTTTCCGATGTTCGTCGCGGTGGCGACCTGTCCTCTCGCCGACACGGCGACACCGGTGGCGAAACCGCCCGACTCCGGAAGCGGCAGTGTGCGTTTCGTCGACCCGTCGGCGGTCGATACCTCGGCCAGGGACAGGGTGCTCTTGCCCTTGTCACGGATGACGGTCCAGGCGGTGTCCTGATCGGTGAGGGTGGACAGGCTCACCGATGCGAGATCCTTGCGCTGCCATACCTGTTCGGCGTGATCGCCGCGGTCGCGCAGCAAGGTCAACGGGGCGCCGAGAACTCCGGTCGGGATGATGAGACCATCCGGGGAGACCGACATGGTGCCGAAGCCGTACCCGCCGTTGTCGTAGGTCCACCGCGTCTTGCCGGTCGCGGCATCGAGCGCCACGAGCTTGCCGAGACGACTGAACGTGTACACGGTCGATCCGTCGGCGGACAGCGTCGGAGACCCGACGACGCCGCCCGGGACGTCGGCATGCCACGCTTCCCGCATCACGCGTCGGCCATTCTGTTCGGCGTAGGACATCGCGCGGATCTGAGAGGCGATGGCCCCCTCGGGCCAGAAGTTGAGGAAGAACCTCTCATGCGCCTCGTCGACCGCGGGGGGCGACGGGATGCCGCAGCGCGGTCCGTTGGTGACGCATTCGCCGAAGCCGAACGTGGGGTCGTCGGGGTTGGCATCGCTACGCAGCCGAACCTCGGGTGCGACGAGTTCGTTTGTCTGGCTGTCGATGAGCAGCAGTTGGCCCTGGGTGGTGGCCACGAGCACCTGGCCCGGCGCGGCGAACTTCGCCGAGAGCGGGACGCCGAGCACCGGCATCCGCCAGCGGATCGCGCCGCCTGCGTTGAACGCCAGGAAGGTCGTCTCCTCCCCGACGTAGGGCTGATCGAACTGGTCCACGAGGAGTGAATTGACCTCGATGCCCGCCCGCATCCGCTTGCAGAAGTTCTTGCGGCCACTGTGGGGGTCGAGGATCAGCAGATTGCATCCGCTCGCCGTGTTCGACGTCACGCCCACATTGGCCTGGGTGGAAATGGTGAGCGGTGCGGTCACCGGACCGCCGGTGGGGCGGGTCCAACTGAGCTCGAGGTCGTCGGGTACGGCCGGATAGGC is a genomic window of Gordonia sp. SID5947 containing:
- a CDS encoding enoyl-CoA hydratase-related protein, with product MPEFVTLETSDDHPGVGTIRLDRPPMNALNRQVQSELAAAADEATRRDDVKAVIIYGGPKVLAAGADIKEMNDMTYAEMSKVAGRLQAALGSVADIPKPTVAAVTGYALGGGLEVALGADRRIAGDNAKLGVPEILLGVIPGGGGTQRLARLVGPAKAKDMIFTGRFVDAQEALAIGLVDEVVAPDDVYDAALAWAGQFRDAASVALAAGKKSVDQGLGVDLTTGLKIEEQLFAALFATEDRRIGMQSFIENGPGKAKFTGK
- a CDS encoding class I SAM-dependent methyltransferase, which codes for MGYRFTLDDVTFLRSRHGIKALETASTLDLTPASMLADIGELRSRYAPHDAALIETVICRRRGRTKLSAADDMLFTDDALQQATASAVGRNRAAEIARRHPGAVIHDVTCSIGTEVMELAAQEGISGVIGSDVDTVRLSMARHNCALGNGSSTLLRADALTPTSSADVVVADPARRSGSARVFRLEALTPPLLDVLTTYAGRPLAVKCAPGLDYRMLRDRFGFSGQVQITSLDGSVREACLWTERDDEPRQRATVLRSRPDGSVRAYDVTDDGDDHVPVGEVGEWIIDPDGAVVRAGLVRDYARRHGLWQLDPQIAYLTGDAVPEGERGFRVIEATGVAEKELRKRLAAQDCGTLEILVRGLDIDPDRLRKRLKPKGSRALTLVLTRMGRKGVGFICEPGARF
- a CDS encoding maleylpyruvate isomerase family mycothiol-dependent enzyme, whose product is MESDAIWGHIDEQRLSLADLIESLGADQLATPSLCSGWTVRDVAVHLTHSHTRAGRVLFEAAKSGFRFDAMVRRLAIEDRADAHTVAIRLRSMVGSRRHPIGTTELEPLLDTLVHGQDIAVPLGIDRHMPADAAAAAAHRVWAMRFPFHPRRDHRGIRFVATDSALDLGHGQVVEAPTRDILMLFAGRTGAAGELLDLSR
- the ligD gene encoding non-homologous end-joining DNA ligase, whose amino-acid sequence is MARASEAGDPVELEVGGRTIRLSSPDRVYFAERGETKRDLADYYLSVGDGIVRALRDRPCMLHRFPKGVDGKKVHQKRIPAGAPDWLETVELWFPRFGRTADELCVTELASVIWAVQMSTVEFHPWNSRRRDPECPDEWRIDLDPMPDCPFSRIQRVAHVVEEVLDELGMRGFPKTSGGRGLHIYVRIEPEWGFPQVRSAALAFAREVERRAPADVTTSWWRKDRDPAAVFVDFNQNTRDHTMASAYSVRGNPRATVSAPIRWTEIDDVAPDDFTIATMPARFAEIGDLHAEIDDVAHRIDTLLEWAERDDIAVADDEASGEGIVDLDSPEVTDKGP
- a CDS encoding class I SAM-dependent methyltransferase, coding for MTTNMTPGIDPEPNPHATEEQVKAALEDTKLAQVLYHDWEAETYDDKWSISYDERCIDYARGRFDAVASDAELPYERAMELGCGTGFFLLNLMQSGVAKKGSVTDLSPGMVKVALRNAENLGLDVDGRVADAEKIPYEDNTFDLVVGHAVLHHIPDVEQALREVLRVLKPGGRFVFAGEPTTIGDFYARWMSRATWAATTNITKLGPLRSWRRPQEELDESSRAAALEAVVDIHTFDPAELERMARDAGATRVETATEELAAAMLGWPVRTFEAAVPQAKLGWGWAMFAFNGWKRMSWLDEKVLRKVVPPKFFYNAIVTGTKK
- a CDS encoding PQQ-binding-like beta-propeller repeat protein, which produces MAVTAGRREVSRRAPTTLVALLVTVIAVVASACSDGEVDVHSVAGPGWSSYGGNAANSNFAYPAVPDDLELSWTRPTGGPVTAPLTISTQANVGVTSNTASGCNLLILDPHSGRKNFCKRMRAGIEVNSLLVDQFDQPYVGEETTFLAFNAGGAIRWRMPVLGVPLSAKFAAPGQVLVATTQGQLLLIDSQTNELVAPEVRLRSDANPDDPTFGFGECVTNGPRCGIPSPPAVDEAHERFFLNFWPEGAIASQIRAMSYAEQNGRRVMREAWHADVPGGVVGSPTLSADGSTVYTFSRLGKLVALDAATGKTRWTYDNGGYGFGTMSVSPDGLIIPTGVLGAPLTLLRDRGDHAEQVWQRKDLASVSLSTLTDQDTAWTVIRDKGKSTLSLAEVSTADGSTKRTLPLPESGGFATGVAVSARGQVATATNIGKVYFFDSKAEID
- a CDS encoding MarR family transcriptional regulator, with translation MSDDPPIAVLMFVAHRAAEARVMARIAVAGAADITFAQARLMQRLAPEPMRLTDLAEQAGITKQTAGGLVDQLETAGYLMRVPDPSDGRARLVTLSEQGARLCEIAAHEVEVVENEWREHLGANRFDDLRQCLVDLREITDPYR
- a CDS encoding DUF3887 domain-containing protein → MGEVHELVLDVERYARSIGSEGDGRPGALAQVHDALQLGRRAEELLSATARRARECGCTWQEIGDVVGVTRQAAFQRFGKPMDPRTGEPMLKTLIPHADVMAADLLTRIRAGEWATVVSRFATSMAAALDESGLADAWASVIALRGEVESTGAPFVRLHGLHTVVDVPIEQEAGAMSIRVAFDTDGRIAGLFFLDPEAASVDR